In Kitasatospora gansuensis, a genomic segment contains:
- a CDS encoding FtsB family cell division protein, translated as MPVAGGGLTGRSQRERGALPGQGGRARITVRPGRGSSRGRTPFAVLVVALLSGGLFGLLMLNTALNEGSFELSRLERQSTELTDLQQTLQAQIDQQSGPDALERRLRELGMVPGGDPAFLEAADGSVKGKPAEAKDSPPVKRSAEELWPQPSPSAQSAPPAQPGGDPGVQINPAPPAAPSAPAPSAGGTPR; from the coding sequence GTGCCGGTGGCCGGTGGTGGCCTGACGGGTCGGAGCCAGCGGGAGCGCGGCGCGCTCCCCGGCCAGGGCGGGAGGGCGAGGATCACGGTACGGCCGGGCCGCGGGTCCTCCCGGGGCCGGACGCCGTTCGCGGTCCTGGTGGTGGCGCTGCTCTCGGGCGGGCTGTTCGGGCTGCTGATGCTGAACACCGCGCTGAATGAGGGCTCCTTCGAGCTCAGCCGGCTGGAGCGGCAGTCCACCGAGCTGACCGACCTTCAGCAGACCCTGCAGGCCCAGATCGACCAGCAGTCCGGGCCGGACGCGCTGGAGCGCAGGCTCCGCGAGCTGGGCATGGTGCCCGGCGGCGACCCGGCCTTCCTGGAGGCCGCCGACGGTTCGGTCAAGGGCAAGCCCGCCGAGGCCAAGGACAGCCCGCCGGTCAAGCGCTCGGCCGAGGAGCTCTGGCCGCAGCCCAGCCCGAGCGCCCAGTCCGCGCCGCCCGCTCAGCCGGGCGGTGACCCCGGCGTCCAGATCAACCCGGCCCCGCCCGCCGCTCCGTCAGCTCCCGCCCCGTCCGCCGGAGGTACGCCGCGATGA
- a CDS encoding DUF58 domain-containing protein, producing MPQPDSPSGLRTGLRGLTTRGRSFLAAGFTAVLCAYVFGQDALLQIGVLLAALPLAAAVLLVRTRYRVAGGRRLSPYRVAAGQEARVHLRLDNVSRVPTGLLLLEDKVPYVLGPRPRFVLDRVEPRGFREVSYRVRSDLRGRYPLGPLQLRVADPFGMCELTRSFAASDVLTVVPQVQSLPAVRLAGEASGHGDSNTRTLALAGDDDVIPREYRHGDDLRRVHWKSTARYGELMVRREEQPLKARATVLLDTREIGHRGSGPASSFEWAVSCAASVGVHLMERGYRTRLLTDTGLAVPGPESGVIASVGEAAGLLLDTLAVVEQSDGGGLGRAEEVLRLGGEGVIVAVLGSLDDEQVARLGRLRRRAGGAVAILLDTATWAGLRHILPDAPDQDATDQILRLREAGWTVLPARAGDSVPALWRLAERTAGPAPYQSGAGS from the coding sequence GTGCCCCAGCCCGACAGTCCGTCCGGCCTGCGCACCGGCCTGCGCGGGCTGACCACCCGGGGCCGTTCCTTCCTGGCCGCCGGTTTCACCGCCGTGCTCTGCGCCTACGTCTTCGGGCAGGACGCGCTGCTCCAGATCGGCGTGCTGCTCGCCGCCCTCCCGCTGGCCGCCGCCGTGCTGCTGGTCCGCACCCGCTACCGGGTCGCGGGCGGCCGCCGGCTCAGCCCGTACCGGGTGGCGGCCGGGCAGGAGGCCCGGGTGCACCTGCGCCTCGACAACGTCTCCCGGGTGCCCACCGGCCTGCTGCTGCTGGAGGACAAGGTCCCGTACGTGCTCGGGCCGCGCCCGCGCTTCGTGCTGGACCGGGTCGAGCCGCGCGGCTTCCGCGAGGTCTCCTACCGGGTCCGCTCCGACCTGCGCGGGCGCTACCCGCTCGGGCCGCTCCAGCTCCGGGTCGCCGACCCGTTCGGGATGTGCGAGCTGACCAGGTCGTTCGCCGCCTCCGACGTGCTGACCGTGGTGCCGCAGGTGCAGAGCCTGCCCGCGGTCCGGCTGGCCGGCGAGGCGTCCGGGCACGGCGACTCGAACACCCGCACCCTGGCGCTGGCCGGGGACGACGACGTGATCCCGCGCGAGTACCGGCACGGGGACGACCTGCGCCGGGTGCACTGGAAGTCCACCGCCAGGTACGGCGAGCTGATGGTCCGTCGGGAGGAGCAGCCGCTCAAGGCCCGCGCCACCGTCCTGCTGGACACCCGGGAGATCGGGCACCGGGGCAGCGGCCCCGCCTCCTCCTTCGAATGGGCCGTCAGCTGCGCGGCCTCGGTCGGCGTGCACCTGATGGAGCGCGGCTACCGGACCAGGCTGCTCACCGACACCGGCCTGGCCGTGCCGGGCCCGGAGAGCGGCGTGATCGCCTCGGTCGGCGAGGCCGCCGGGCTGCTGCTGGACACCCTGGCCGTGGTCGAGCAGTCCGACGGCGGCGGTCTCGGCCGCGCCGAGGAGGTGCTCAGGCTCGGCGGCGAGGGCGTCATCGTGGCGGTCCTCGGCTCGCTGGACGACGAGCAGGTGGCCCGGCTCGGCCGGCTCCGCCGCCGGGCGGGCGGCGCCGTCGCCATCCTGCTGGACACCGCCACCTGGGCCGGGCTGCGGCACATCCTGCCGGACGCGCCCGACCAGGACGCCACCGACCAGATCCTGCGGCTGCGCGAGGCCGGCTGGACCGTCCTGCCCGCCCGGGCCGGCGACTCCGTCCCCGCCCTCTGGCGGCTGGCCGAGCGCACCGCGGGCCCCGCCCCGTACCAGAGCGGGGCCGGCTCATGA
- the rsmH gene encoding 16S rRNA (cytosine(1402)-N(4))-methyltransferase RsmH, with protein sequence MSTDSPAPKHVPVMLQRCVDALAPAITAPGSVVVDATLGLGGHSEALLTQFPEIRLVAVDRDPAALKLSGERLARFGDRATLVHAVYDEIPQVLADLGIPKAQGILFDLGVSSMQLDEAERGFAYAQDAPLDMRMDQTRGLSAAEVLNTYTHGQLARILKVYGEERFAGKIASVILREREKEPFSNSARLVDLVRNAIPAATRRTGGNPAKRTFQALRIEVNGELEVLDRAIPGALDSLALGGRIVVMSYQSLEDRLVKQYFAAAATNTAPPGLPIIPEEHQPWLKLLTRGAELATEQEIEENRRAAPVRLRVAERIREPRGQ encoded by the coding sequence ATGAGCACCGACAGCCCGGCCCCCAAGCACGTCCCGGTGATGCTCCAGCGCTGTGTCGACGCGCTGGCCCCGGCGATCACCGCCCCTGGTTCGGTGGTGGTGGACGCCACGCTGGGCCTCGGCGGGCACAGTGAGGCGCTGCTCACCCAGTTCCCCGAGATCCGGCTGGTCGCGGTGGACCGCGACCCGGCCGCGCTGAAGCTCTCCGGCGAGCGGCTGGCCAGGTTCGGCGACCGGGCCACCCTGGTGCACGCGGTCTACGACGAGATCCCGCAGGTGCTGGCCGACCTCGGGATCCCGAAGGCGCAGGGCATCCTGTTCGACCTCGGGGTCTCCTCGATGCAGCTGGACGAGGCCGAGCGGGGCTTCGCGTACGCCCAGGACGCGCCGCTGGACATGCGGATGGACCAGACCCGGGGCCTGAGCGCGGCCGAGGTGCTGAACACCTACACGCACGGCCAGCTCGCCCGGATCCTCAAGGTCTACGGCGAGGAGCGGTTCGCCGGGAAGATCGCCTCGGTGATCCTGCGCGAGCGCGAGAAGGAACCGTTCAGCAACAGCGCGCGTCTGGTCGATTTGGTGCGCAACGCCATCCCGGCCGCCACCCGGCGCACCGGCGGCAACCCGGCCAAGCGGACCTTCCAGGCGCTCCGGATCGAGGTCAACGGCGAGCTGGAGGTGCTGGACCGGGCCATCCCCGGCGCGCTGGACTCGCTCGCGCTGGGCGGCCGGATCGTGGTGATGTCCTACCAGTCGCTGGAGGACCGCCTGGTGAAGCAGTACTTCGCCGCGGCGGCCACCAACACCGCACCGCCCGGCCTGCCGATCATCCCGGAGGAGCACCAGCCCTGGCTGAAGCTGCTCACCCGCGGTGCCGAGCTGGCCACCGAGCAGGAGATCGAGGAGAACCGGCGCGCCGCGCCCGTACGGCTGCGCGTGGCGGAGAGGATCAGGGAGCCCCGCGGTCAGTAG
- a CDS encoding AAA family ATPase — translation MTTYNGQTGAGSSSLHELGAVAERIRASVESVIEGKPEAVRIALTVLLAEGHLLLEDVPGVGKTMLAKTLAKSVDCTVRRIQFTPDLLPSDVTGTNVFDQNRRDFEFRPGAIFAQIVVGDEINRASPKTQSALLESMEERQVTIDGTSYELPSPFMVIATQNPVEMEGTYPLPEAQRDRFMARISIGYPSAEAELAMLDVHGGANPLDDITPVAHAHDILKLVDVVRTVHVADTVRRYAVELVGATRHHQELRLGASPRATLHLIRAARAAAALDGREYVLPDDIQALAVPVLAHRLIPTAETQLSRRSTEQIVADLVARLPIPRPQGRV, via the coding sequence GTGACGACCTACAACGGACAGACCGGCGCGGGCAGTTCGAGCCTGCATGAGCTCGGCGCGGTGGCCGAGCGGATCCGGGCCTCGGTGGAGAGTGTCATCGAGGGCAAGCCCGAGGCCGTCCGGATCGCGCTGACCGTCCTGCTGGCCGAGGGCCACTTGCTGCTGGAGGACGTCCCCGGCGTCGGCAAGACCATGCTGGCCAAGACCCTCGCCAAGTCGGTGGACTGCACCGTCCGCCGGATCCAGTTCACCCCCGACCTGCTGCCCTCCGACGTGACCGGCACCAACGTCTTCGACCAGAACCGCCGGGACTTCGAGTTCCGGCCGGGCGCGATCTTCGCCCAGATCGTGGTCGGCGACGAGATCAACCGGGCCTCGCCGAAGACCCAGTCCGCGCTGCTGGAGTCGATGGAGGAGCGCCAGGTCACCATCGACGGCACCAGCTACGAGCTGCCCTCGCCGTTCATGGTGATCGCCACCCAGAACCCGGTCGAGATGGAGGGCACCTACCCGCTGCCCGAAGCCCAGCGCGACCGCTTCATGGCCCGGATCTCGATCGGCTACCCGAGCGCCGAGGCCGAGCTGGCGATGCTGGACGTGCACGGCGGGGCCAACCCGCTGGACGACATCACGCCGGTCGCGCACGCCCACGACATCCTCAAGCTGGTCGACGTGGTCCGCACCGTGCACGTCGCGGACACCGTCCGCCGCTACGCGGTCGAGCTGGTCGGCGCCACCCGCCACCACCAGGAGCTGCGCCTCGGCGCCTCGCCGCGCGCCACCCTGCACCTGATCAGGGCCGCCCGCGCCGCCGCCGCCCTGGACGGCCGCGAGTACGTGCTCCCCGACGACATCCAGGCGCTCGCCGTCCCGGTGCTGGCCCACCGTCTGATCCCGACCGCCGAGACCCAGCTGAGCCGCCGCTCCACCGAGCAGATCGTCGCCGACCTGGTGGCCCGGCTGCCGATCCCGCGTCCGCAGGGCCGGGTCTGA
- a CDS encoding beta-class carbonic anhydrase codes for MTVTPDRPTPTAAAEPAIIDRFVEANRAYAVTFRDGGMDARPVQKVTVVACMDARLDLFAALGLELGDAHLIRNAGGVVTDDTIRSLTISQRALGTRSIALIHHTGCGLLGLTEDFRRELEQEVGQRPTWAVESFVDLDGDVRQSMQRVRTSPFIPHRDDVRGFVFDVHTGLLREIH; via the coding sequence ATGACAGTGACCCCCGACCGGCCCACGCCGACCGCCGCTGCCGAACCCGCCATCATCGACCGTTTCGTCGAGGCCAACCGCGCCTACGCCGTCACCTTCCGTGACGGCGGGATGGACGCCCGGCCGGTCCAGAAGGTCACCGTGGTGGCCTGTATGGACGCCCGGCTCGACCTGTTCGCCGCGCTCGGCCTGGAGCTCGGCGACGCCCACCTGATCCGGAACGCCGGCGGGGTCGTCACCGACGACACCATCCGCTCGCTGACCATCAGCCAGCGCGCCCTGGGCACCCGCTCGATCGCGCTGATCCACCACACCGGCTGCGGCCTGCTCGGGCTGACCGAGGACTTCCGCCGGGAGCTCGAGCAGGAGGTCGGCCAGCGGCCGACCTGGGCGGTGGAGTCCTTCGTGGACCTGGACGGCGACGTCCGGCAGTCGATGCAGCGGGTCCGCACCTCCCCGTTCATCCCGCACCGCGACGACGTGCGCGGATTCGTCTTCGACGTGCACACCGGTCTGCTCCGCGAGATCCACTGA